In one Neobacillus sp. WH10 genomic region, the following are encoded:
- a CDS encoding YitT family protein — protein sequence MTELTKENIKHRKLPLSKVIFRVIAITIGAIFMATGLEIFLVPNHVIDGGITGISIMLSHITGWELGIFLFILNLPFVYMGYKQMGKTFAFSTVYGIIVLSIFTSFFHPIPAFTDDILLATLFGGMILGIGVGLVIRNGGALDGTEILALVINKKVPFSVGQIIMIMNVFILGAAGFVFSWDRAMYSLLAYVVASKAIDAVVAGLEETKSVWIISDEAEEIGNAVNDRLGRGVTYLNGQGAYTGDNKKVIFSIISRLEESKLTTIVEEIDPSAFLAIADISEVRGGRFKKRDIH from the coding sequence ATGACAGAATTAACAAAAGAAAACATTAAACATCGCAAGCTGCCCCTCAGCAAGGTTATTTTTCGAGTAATTGCTATCACCATCGGAGCGATTTTTATGGCAACAGGATTAGAAATATTCTTAGTCCCAAACCATGTAATTGATGGAGGCATAACAGGTATTTCGATCATGCTTTCACATATTACGGGTTGGGAATTAGGAATCTTTCTATTTATTTTAAACTTGCCGTTTGTATATATGGGATACAAGCAAATGGGAAAAACCTTTGCTTTTTCTACAGTATATGGGATTATTGTTTTATCCATCTTTACTTCGTTCTTTCACCCAATCCCCGCGTTTACTGATGATATTCTCTTAGCGACCCTTTTTGGTGGAATGATATTAGGGATAGGGGTTGGATTGGTTATTCGTAATGGCGGTGCTTTAGATGGAACAGAAATATTAGCACTAGTAATTAATAAAAAGGTTCCTTTTTCAGTAGGGCAAATCATTATGATTATGAACGTATTTATTTTAGGTGCAGCAGGCTTTGTCTTTAGTTGGGATCGAGCGATGTATTCGCTGCTAGCATATGTTGTTGCCTCTAAAGCCATTGATGCTGTAGTAGCAGGTCTAGAAGAAACAAAATCTGTTTGGATTATTAGTGACGAGGCCGAAGAAATTGGAAATGCAGTTAATGATCGTTTAGGCCGTGGAGTAACATATCTAAATGGACAAGGTGCCTATACAGGAGATAATAAAAAAGTAATTTTTAGTATCATTTCCAGATTGGAAGAATCTAAATTGACGACAATAGTGGAGGAGATTGATCCATCGGCATTTCTGGCGATTGCGGACATATCCGAAGTACGTGGTGGACGTTTTAAGAAGCGAGATATCCATTAG